The genomic stretch gcgaacgtaacactcaaatgggtggtgaacgtaacactcgtctgaaaataaattctccggtttaaaatatagtctcccgttaaaaattttttggcatttgggtccgtatccagttaatcaggaatgtgattgggtccggacaggacggcgttcgggtgaTACCtgccgccatttggtgatacctgccctagatggtttttcagtaacaccaaaatctactgcaaaaagtttaggtgtcactattgattctgatctttcatttgacggacatgtatgcaatgtcactaaggctgcctttttccatttatgtaatatcgccaagctgagacacttactttcattagctgatgcagagaagctagtccaTGCTTTTggctcgtcgagattggactactgtaatagtcttctaattggatgctctaaacagtccataaagaagctacaacttgtacaaaatgccgcagctagagtcctaaccaaggctaggaaattcgatcatattagtcccactctcgccgcactacactggctgccgattaaatatcgcattgaatttaaagttctcctgttaacctataaggcgttaaaaggtcttgccccacaatatctgagtgaactcattgattactacaacccatctcgccctttgcgctcccaaaatgctggatttctcctagttccaaaaattagtaaaactacagccggaggcagagctttctcttttaaagcccctcaattgtggaatagccttccagctccaatccgagattctgacacagttccaatctttaaatctagacttaagactcacctgtttaatcaagccttcagctaaaattccccttgtaaggtgtaggggcttgggggcccccagacgttgagatttctggtgatctgagatgttgatgctgtcatccagctgtgtcttggcatcactctatttgtgactatgacttgactggaaagcaatgtctcagtgagccctcatgcctgtggtcacctctgaacccctccctttagttatgctgctatagattagtctgccggagccacatgctcatcactggcacgtgagctatgtacatttaaatcaatggtggtttaaattgatgtccactcagtctgtattgtctatcttcttgcatggctctacccaagacgattggatacaggcacctgcaggcacctggggaaTGTCTGGCTGCCAGGggatgtgctgatgctggggttcacctggggagtaacactgcagtcggagcctacaataccagcatcactgctccgacacggaatgaaagcctggcattcatcaacagacatttacagtgacaatatcaaaacccagaactttcaattctaccttttacctagtctgattgcaggggtggaaagtaactaattacatttactcacattactgtaattgagtactttttatgagtaatttgtaattttctgagtagtttttgaaatatgtaatttttacttttacttgagtacattttgacccaagtagttttacttcactacatttgaacggcctcaaattactgagtaaaaaaaatattgatggtgaaaaattaaatgcgggcagaaatttaaacttcgagtcccagaactgaaggccaattgcatggccttgccttgcgcacgccttttccattgtctcataatcaggtcgtaatctggtgcacttttttcccaaaaggatgagattgttctatctttaaatcttctatctatcagcttctgtgggatcctgtggacattttattgtgaaaagtggaatcctgtgggcactgtattttgaatagttggatcctgtgagcgttttaaatagtggaatcctgtgcgcattttgttttattttgagatgtgggatcctgtggtcattttatattttattttgagttgtggcaacctgtgggcattttattgtgaattagaggtctgcactcccgcgggacccgacagaatatcttgcggcgcgggacagaatttaattgttattggcgggagcgggagttgaattagtccaggcgatgcgggagcgggaccacatatacatgtagaaaaatcccgcaaattaatagtctagaaaattataataataacaacgcaatgatttccatgcataaggaacaggacgaaaacaactaatcattcagtaagtaagcaataaactaattcaaaatattggctaagcaactgatcacgtgaacatgaagtgtgcgtcattttgtcattttgatacagaaatggcagagactgtagaccaggggtcggcaacctttgagacatggagtgccaactttaacatgtccagtcaatgagtgtgccactatggcggtgagtttaaattgttgacagaggaggggggaggtgtaaatcgacacaaaaagtattatatcgcgatcgatcgccaagtttaaacgcctccgccgttcgcacgaggtgtgcgtgcggagtcgcgcgctacggtcactcgcgaaagtataatccattaatataataatttatattaaaatatatatttttgctgatgctggtccagcgtgtcgcgtgcctgtgactatgcctcggtgtgccaatggtggcacgcgtgccataggttgccgacccctgctgtagacggtcaaccagtttcagctgtggaaaattctattaaaacaggcgaatacaccacaattaagccaactacaggaaagtctgatgtatggaagtcatattccattgtaattaatggagatggaaatcggcctgttgtgatacatgtcagaaagtgttggtgtacgtcacctaacgggatgtgtttggactgtggtaagaaatgggacagcgcgatcaatcgctatattgctgttttaataaatacataagaaaatttcaagtactaaatctaattaattcaattcatattaggattgcgggcgggggcgacagaaatgtgtatgtggtgggcgggtgcgggattaaaacaagcgattttttggccggtgcgggcgggagcgggattaaaacaagcaggtgcgggcgggagcgggattaaaacaagcaattttttggcgggagcgggtctaaaacaagcgggagcgggcgggagcgggattaaaaaagcagtcccgcgcagacctctattgtgaatagtgggatcctgttgcattttagtttgatttgtggcatcttgtgggcacttaatttggtgtgcattttgttttttgaataatttgtaatttaaatttctttattcttatcatagtgttgtccattggacaataggactgaaaattgtttgcactttatggtacaggttgtgactgtccttatgctgtgaggaagtatgttcctgagcccagctgacctTTTTGCAAtcgtggatgtgcacttaaatacactttgaaatcgattaaaacaacttgtgttgaatttggttcatgattcatccatgcattaaataactgaaagtatctaagtaacttttactcaaattacattttaaatgaagtaattttgtacttttactcgagtaaattttgagatgggtaattttacttttactctgagtagattttaggcaaagtaatgatacttttactcaattacaatttttcagtactctttccacctctgtctgattgtgtgaattgtgtgtgacttgtgtatttgtgtgttaacgggccgcccaatggaggatgggttcccttttgagtcttggttcccctgaggtttcttcctattccccaccatctagggagtttttcctcgccactgtcgcctttggcttgctcattagggttgcAAAAacttcattctggcttttcagtggacgtcttttaaaCGTCCATTATTAACGTCAACTGAATGTCAGtaatagacgttcaaaagacgtttaaaaaagacgtcgcaaaaactttcattctggcttttcagtggacgtcttttaaaTGTCTGACGAAGACGTTTAATTGACGTCTTTTGGACATGTCTTTGCTCAGTGGGGTGTCACTAATATACGATGATTGATTATTGCTATAGCGAGctaataaaacaaaattaaaatccGTATTTGCTACAAGACAAAGTCCTGAATTGAAAAACCTAGAGGTAGCAAGCTAGCTAATTTAATATTTTGCGTTGCACAGAACAAATTCGCTTTACTTTTCCTGTTGCTTGTTTGTATTCCAAGTATGTACATAGACTATTTGTAACGTATTGATCAgacagacaaggatccaagtgcggataacaaccgcttttattgaaacagcaaTCACAGAGCACTTGAACAGGCGAGTTACtctgttcagggtgtgttgtgcaggagtATAGTAATtgtagtcaggacagtccagagtcacgccggtgagacagaggccaggaggtacagagggactaggcagcgaacgagagcagaggtcgggaCACAAGAaggcagaaacagagagaccgcttggtacgtggcatggcaacaatccttcacaacccggaagagagaggaggaaactTAATAGTTGCAAAAGGGGCGGGGCGATGAGTAGCAGGTGAACCACATCACACGGcaatcatgtgctgttcctgacacaaTTAAtacacttttttcttttctgtttaatatttcatattctCCCTAAGACTGCCTCCAAATCACAGCTGGGGTAGAGACATAATTAAAATCCGCATTTGCTACAAGACAAAGACCTGAATTGAGAAACACagaagtagctagctagctaatatgtatatatatattactatatatatgtattttctcacaaaaaaaatatatgtattttctcCTTGcgctctgctctcttcaccagaGAAATGATGAGCGTGGTCACTTCTCTGCTTTTGATTGTGCAGTGAGTGCATGATTACTGAGTGAGAGCTGAAACTGGCCAGtacaagaataaaaaaaaaggtgtgtgtgtgtgtgtagggggggcatAGAATCGTAAATGATTGAACATTAAATATGCAGTAGTTAGTATATTTATAGCTAAATATGATGTGAAAATTTTAATGTGGATAGTGAACCCGTTTTGCATGTCCATTGACATTCAATAGAGACCCTAGTCAGACGTGTGAATAGTGAACCCGTTTGCACGTCCATTGACATTCAATAGAGACCCTAGTCAGACGTGTGAATAGTGAGCCTGTTTTGCATGTCCACTGACGTTCAATAGAGACCCTAGTCAGACGTGTGAATAGTGAACCCGTTTTGCATGTCCACTGACGTTCATTAGAGACCCCAATCAGACGTGTGAATAGTGAACCCGTTTGCACGTCCACTGACATTCAATAGACCCTAGTCAGACGTGTGAATAGTGAACCCCTTTTTGCATGTCCACTGACGTTCAATAGAGACCCTAGTCAGACGTGTGAATAGTGAACCCGTTTTGCATGTCCACTGACGTTCAATAGAGACCCTAGTCAGACGTGTGAATAGTGAACCCTTTTGCACGtccactgacatccaataaaggtcctagtcagacgttcagatagaaaactcgtcatgcACATCCATAGATGTCTAGCCGAGGTCCTAGTCggactgtcagattttgaaccagttttgaacgtccaccagacgtGCAAaagtgggtctggactgaccgacgtgatacagacatgattttaaCATCTTTCTGACATCGCATGTTTGCTgggatagtgcccagtggtagcatataagCTATAAGCTAGCTAAGCTAACCATGCCAAGAGGCCAAACGATGCTGAGGAAAATACTACAGTACTTAAATGTTCTAATACTGCTTATAGTCTAATATTTAGATGCATTCTATGGAGCTTTTTTAGTGTCatcagaacctgaacctgaaatcattataatgattaaaaacagtctgtaaaatcctttcaggtatgcaaaaattcgagttaaaattcaggttcaggtcgaaattcaggttcgggtcaaaattcaggttcgggtcgtaattcaggttcgggtcgaaattcaggttcagggctacctccctcctgccttaagtccagtttgttttggtcagtgAATGTTTTCAACTTGATTGGTCGTGCCGAAGACATTAATACTCCGATTCAATCGACATAAAACATCATACAGGCGGTCTCCGGGTTACGATGTTCCggagttacgatttttcgtggttcgacacatctcccatttactgcaTAAGCCTTGTTTTgacctaagtggttctgcgtcgtaaacggaattTGGTGttcagacgatctggttcatcatggccgccttatggcgtaaggtgtaatacatgaacaaaagcacaaaatgtatgtcctaataatccAATGGTATAAGAGGGCTTCCTCTCTTAGGCAAAGGGAGGTTAGGTTGGTTG from Brachyhypopomus gauderio isolate BG-103 chromosome 15, BGAUD_0.2, whole genome shotgun sequence encodes the following:
- the LOC143475954 gene encoding uncharacterized protein LOC143475954, encoding SENKFSGLKYSLPLKIFWHLGPYPVNQECDWVRTGRRSGDTCRHLVIPALDGFSVTPKSTAKSLGVTIDSDLSFDGHVCNVTKAAFFHLCNIAKLRHLLSLADAEKLVHAFGSSRLDYCNSLLIGCSKQSIKKLQLVQNAAARVLTKARKFDHISPTLAALHWLPIKYRIEFKVLLLTYKALKGLAPQYLSELIDYYNPSRPLRSQNAGFLLVPKISKTTAGGRAFSFKAPQLWNSLPAPIRDSDTVPIFKSRLKTHLFNQAFS